A part of Micromonospora chersina genomic DNA contains:
- a CDS encoding nitrate/nitrite transporter, which yields MSTLASPTTLAPAATGRAGRITEWRPEDPEFWATTGAPVARRNLYVSIFAEHVGFSVWSLWSVMVLFLGPEYGIDPAGKFLLTAVPAALGAVLRLPYTLAVARFGGRNWTIVSALLLLVPAVPMAVLIEPGVSYATLMVLGCLTGVGGGNFASSMANINLFFPDRLKGRALGLNAGGGNLGVPAVQLVGLAVLATAGAAYPRLVPAVYLPLIVVAALAAARWLDNVPGARNEPGALRAAARDPHTWVMSLLYIGTFGSFIGFGFAFGQVLQLQFHDRFPTPVDAAWLTFLGPLIGSLIRPFGGQLADRLGGARVTFWNFVAMAAGAGLVLFAARDRSFPLYLAGFLALFVFSGIGNGSTYKMIPAIFRARAAAEAELTGDREAAERRARRLSGALIGIAGAVGASGGVLVNVAFRQSFLTAGTADAAYLAFIAWYALCFLVTWVVYLRPGPRKLAGV from the coding sequence GTGAGCACGCTCGCTTCCCCCACCACCCTGGCGCCGGCCGCCACCGGCCGCGCGGGACGGATCACCGAATGGCGCCCGGAGGATCCGGAGTTCTGGGCCACGACCGGGGCGCCGGTCGCCCGCCGCAACCTGTACGTCTCGATCTTCGCCGAGCATGTCGGCTTCTCCGTGTGGAGCCTCTGGTCGGTGATGGTTCTCTTCCTCGGCCCCGAGTACGGCATCGACCCGGCCGGGAAGTTCCTGCTCACCGCCGTGCCGGCCGCGCTGGGCGCGGTGCTGCGGCTGCCGTACACCCTGGCGGTGGCCCGGTTCGGCGGGCGGAACTGGACCATCGTGAGCGCGCTGCTGCTCCTGGTGCCCGCGGTGCCCATGGCGGTGCTGATCGAGCCCGGCGTGTCGTACGCCACGCTCATGGTCCTGGGCTGCCTGACCGGCGTGGGCGGCGGCAACTTCGCCTCGTCCATGGCGAACATCAACCTGTTCTTCCCGGACCGGCTCAAGGGCCGGGCGCTCGGGCTCAACGCCGGCGGCGGCAACCTCGGCGTGCCGGCCGTGCAGCTCGTCGGGCTGGCGGTGCTGGCCACCGCCGGCGCCGCGTACCCCCGGCTGGTGCCGGCGGTCTACCTGCCGCTGATCGTGGTCGCGGCGCTGGCCGCGGCGCGCTGGCTGGACAACGTCCCGGGTGCGCGCAACGAGCCCGGCGCGCTGCGCGCGGCGGCCCGCGACCCGCACACCTGGGTGATGTCCCTGCTCTACATCGGCACCTTCGGCTCGTTCATCGGCTTCGGGTTCGCCTTCGGCCAGGTGCTCCAGCTCCAGTTCCACGACCGGTTCCCCACCCCTGTCGACGCCGCCTGGCTGACCTTCCTCGGGCCGCTCATCGGCTCGCTGATCCGGCCGTTCGGTGGCCAGCTCGCCGACCGGCTCGGCGGGGCCCGGGTCACCTTCTGGAACTTCGTGGCAATGGCCGCCGGCGCGGGGCTGGTGCTCTTCGCCGCCCGGGACCGGTCCTTCCCGCTCTACCTGGCCGGGTTCCTGGCGCTCTTCGTCTTCTCCGGGATCGGCAACGGGTCGACGTACAAGATGATCCCGGCGATCTTCCGGGCCCGGGCCGCCGCCGAGGCGGAGCTGACCGGGGACCGGGAGGCGGCCGAGCGGCGGGCCCGGCGGCTCTCCGGGGCGTTGATCGGCATCGCGGGGGCGGTCGGCGCCTCGGGCGGGGTGCTGGTGAACGTGGCGTTCCGGCAGTCGTTCCTGACCGCCGGCACCGCCGACGCCGCCTACCTGGCCTTCATCGCCTGGTACGCGCTCTGCTTCCTGGTGACCTGGGTGGTGTACCTGCGGCCGGGGCCGCGTAAGCTGGCCGGCGTGTGA
- a CDS encoding threonine aldolase family protein, producing the protein MTDSYADRMRRLAAQRDCGTVLSGVRPASVREQLTALGAAVPEDLLPDFYGEGGAVEELERRVAGLLGTEAAAFFPTGTMAQQVAMRHGAELTGREAVGLHPLSHPLLHERDAYAVLGGLRAVRTTEAPRNPTAEEVAALDEPIGTLFLELPLRDAGFVLPTWDELVAVVGAARERGARVHLDGARLWESTVHLGHSAAEIAALADSTYVSFYKSLGGHSGAALAGDAELVRYARAWRHRYGGTLFQQWPAALAALAGLERELPRLAGYVAHAKRVAEALSALPGARVHPAPPHTHQFRLWLPHPAEDLNAANLALAEEEKAWFAGGWRDTEVPGLALTEVTVAGPALELDADQILDLADRFLRRVASR; encoded by the coding sequence ATGACCGACTCGTACGCCGACCGGATGCGCCGGCTCGCCGCCCAGCGCGACTGCGGCACGGTGCTCTCCGGCGTCCGGCCGGCCTCCGTGCGGGAGCAGCTCACGGCGCTCGGCGCGGCCGTGCCGGAGGACCTGCTGCCCGACTTCTACGGCGAGGGCGGGGCGGTCGAGGAGCTGGAGCGCCGGGTCGCCGGGCTGCTCGGCACGGAGGCGGCCGCCTTCTTCCCCACCGGCACGATGGCCCAGCAGGTGGCGATGCGCCACGGCGCCGAGCTGACCGGCCGGGAGGCGGTCGGCCTGCACCCGCTCAGCCACCCGCTGCTGCACGAGCGCGACGCGTACGCGGTGCTCGGCGGGCTGCGGGCGGTGCGGACCACGGAGGCGCCGCGCAACCCGACGGCCGAGGAGGTGGCCGCGCTCGACGAGCCGATCGGCACCCTGTTCCTGGAGCTGCCGCTGCGGGACGCCGGCTTCGTCCTGCCGACCTGGGACGAGCTGGTCGCGGTGGTCGGCGCCGCCCGGGAGCGGGGCGCCCGGGTGCACCTGGACGGGGCCCGGCTGTGGGAGTCCACCGTCCACCTGGGGCACTCGGCGGCGGAGATCGCGGCCCTGGCCGACAGCACGTACGTCTCGTTCTACAAGTCCCTCGGCGGCCACTCCGGGGCGGCGCTGGCCGGCGACGCCGAGCTGGTCCGGTACGCCCGCGCCTGGCGGCACCGCTACGGGGGCACCCTGTTCCAGCAGTGGCCGGCGGCCCTCGCCGCGCTGGCCGGCCTGGAGCGGGAGCTGCCCCGGCTGGCCGGCTACGTGGCGCACGCGAAGCGGGTGGCGGAGGCGCTGTCCGCCCTGCCCGGCGCGCGGGTCCACCCGGCGCCGCCGCACACCCACCAGTTCCGCCTCTGGCTGCCGCACCCCGCGGAGGACCTGAACGCGGCCAACCTCGCCCTCGCGGAGGAGGAGAAGGCGTGGTTCGCGGGCGGCTGGCGGGACACCGAGGTGCCGGGCCTGGCGCTGACCGAGGTGACGGTGGCGGGCCCGGCCCTGGAGCTGGACGCCGACCAGATCCTCGACCTGGCCGACCGGTTCCTCCGCCGGGTGGCCTCGCGCTGA
- a CDS encoding ABC transporter ATP-binding protein codes for MDATTGSTVRTAGLVRQFRSGTERLTAVDDVSLDVAAGSVVALTGPSGSGKSTLLHLIGAIEQADRGSVTVDDVEVTTLRRAALARYRQRVGFVFQRYHLLPALTVLDNVIAPVLPRRGRADHAARARELLEAVGLAGRERALPAQLSGGQQQRVAIARALMGAPRLLLADEPTGNLDSTTGAQILDLLLDLRDRHGMTILLATHEQAVAARCDRLVRLGDGRVVEDVDLTDGEDPADTYDRVTRLRL; via the coding sequence ATGGACGCGACGACGGGCAGTACGGTACGCACCGCCGGACTGGTCCGGCAGTTCCGCAGCGGCACCGAGCGGCTCACCGCCGTCGACGACGTGTCGCTGGACGTGGCGGCGGGGTCGGTGGTGGCGCTGACCGGGCCGAGCGGCTCCGGCAAGTCCACCCTGCTGCACCTGATCGGCGCCATCGAGCAGGCCGACCGGGGATCGGTGACGGTCGACGACGTGGAGGTCACCACGCTGCGCCGGGCGGCGCTGGCCCGGTACCGCCAGCGGGTCGGCTTCGTCTTCCAGCGCTACCACCTGCTGCCCGCGCTGACCGTGCTGGACAACGTGATCGCTCCGGTGCTGCCCCGTCGGGGCCGCGCCGACCACGCGGCCCGCGCGCGGGAGTTGCTGGAGGCGGTGGGGCTCGCCGGCCGGGAACGCGCGCTGCCCGCCCAGCTCTCCGGTGGCCAGCAGCAGCGGGTGGCGATCGCCCGGGCCCTGATGGGCGCGCCCCGACTCCTGCTGGCCGACGAGCCGACCGGCAACCTCGACTCGACCACCGGCGCCCAGATCCTCGACCTGCTGCTCGACCTGCGCGACCGGCACGGGATGACGATCCTGCTCGCCACTCACGAACAGGCCGTCGCCGCCCGGTGCGACCGCCTGGTCCGCCTCGGCGACGGCCGGGTCGTCGAGGACGTCGACCTCACCGACGGCGAGGACCCGGCCGACACCTACGACCGGGTCACACGGCTGCGTCTGTAG
- a CDS encoding type II toxin-antitoxin system PemK/MazF family toxin, translating into MLRRGEVWRISGARERLGLVISSDVYNSTAVPIVIVVEVVEESLLRDSPLAVPMGGYVVMPDRLSSPMKKWFTECVDVADTETMQRVARALRILQEI; encoded by the coding sequence GTGCTGCGTAGGGGAGAGGTCTGGCGCATCTCCGGCGCCCGGGAACGGCTCGGCCTGGTCATCAGCTCCGACGTCTACAACTCCACAGCCGTGCCGATCGTGATCGTCGTCGAGGTGGTCGAGGAGTCGCTGCTGCGCGACTCGCCCCTGGCCGTGCCGATGGGCGGCTACGTGGTGATGCCCGACCGGCTCTCCTCGCCCATGAAGAAGTGGTTCACCGAGTGCGTGGACGTGGCCGACACCGAGACCATGCAACGGGTGGCCCGCGCTTTGCGCATCCTCCAGGAGATCTGA
- a CDS encoding PadR family transcriptional regulator, translating to MAIQHAVLALLARGPSYGYELKGAFEAAVGPQWGPLNIGHLYQILDRLSRDDLVVAERHAQPVKPDRVVYEITPAGRAELDRWLAEPSPRSGGFRDDFFLKITAAARSGEAAVVRTVLANQRAHLLRELRNLDTLRRRSEDPVVRLLLSAASRHVEADLAFVDDAESALLADGGAALRTLAAQRPGPATPAAGPGPAHAAG from the coding sequence GTGGCGATCCAGCACGCGGTCCTGGCCCTGCTCGCCCGCGGCCCCAGCTACGGCTACGAGCTCAAGGGCGCCTTCGAGGCGGCGGTCGGACCGCAGTGGGGCCCGCTCAACATCGGGCACCTCTACCAGATCCTCGACCGGCTCTCCCGCGACGACCTCGTGGTTGCCGAGCGGCACGCCCAGCCGGTGAAGCCGGACCGGGTGGTCTACGAGATCACCCCGGCCGGCCGGGCCGAGCTGGACCGCTGGCTCGCCGAACCCAGCCCGCGCAGCGGCGGGTTCCGGGACGACTTCTTCCTGAAGATCACCGCCGCGGCCCGGTCCGGCGAGGCTGCCGTGGTCCGGACCGTGCTCGCGAACCAGCGCGCCCACCTGCTGCGGGAACTGCGCAACCTCGACACGTTGCGCCGTCGTTCCGAGGACCCCGTGGTCCGGCTGCTGCTCTCGGCCGCCAGCCGCCACGTCGAGGCCGACCTGGCCTTCGTCGACGACGCCGAGTCGGCGCTGCTCGCCGACGGGGGCGCGGCACTCCGGACGCTTGCGGCGCAACGGCCCGGCCCGGCGACGCCGGCAGCCGGTCCCGGCCCGGCACATGCCGCCGGCTGA
- a CDS encoding FtsX-like permease family protein, translated as MFHVIWGQLRGRAGRSVALLAGVLVATTGFVVLTGATTTSRLAVTGTVERNTRAAYDILVRPKGTRTPLEAERRLVRPNYLSGLYGGITTAQYEQVKAVDGIDVAAPIAMLGYSTTELRVPVDLTDAVDRSLDRQVIRVDRTFLAERGLTHAPADPVYVYVTKHPLLYPQNQGFTSDAIPYSDGRSYDSQLCGDAPREVLPGGRSGPICDPGWYQGATPDAFSERQTWSVDAFRLLPDGRFETANRAAQGAPPSRLSDRLVVTLRRPVPFLLAAVDPDAEQRLVGLSATVVDGRPLTSADTLRTTSSGSTRSQTLPVLVSARPYLDGTIRTTWTRITPRGSIADVFPDKLAQTLRGAPAVPAGGTERDSADAYRAQLAAGQGRGKCCWGQLQRIVQPGQTGYDQLPDGALHARTAPRSGVYDDRRVSTLLSRPWLTDDTPFRPLTELHMSRTLDVRGWQSVGVFDPEELTGFNDLGKVPLETYEPPVAQGADDRSRTALGGRPLEPSGNPAGYLSAPPLLLTTLAGVSEFLEGSASPQRTAPISAIRVRVADVDGYSERSAERVRLIAERITQATGLDVDITLGSSPAPQSVELPAGAFGRPELRLTENWSALGVASTITKAVDRKSAALFLLVLVVCVLFLGNAVSAAVRDRRPELAVLACLGWPARRIGALLLGEVATLGLAAGVLAVGLAFPLGAALGIRVDWERALLAVPVALLLALVAGLAPALRAARAHPAATLRPPVASARWVRRPRTLAGLALVNLARTPGRTVLGAGALAIGVAALTLVAATAYAFRGAIVGSLLGDTVSLSVRGADALAAVATVLLGAGAVADVLYLNIRDRAAELATLRATGWTDAALGRLVGYEGFLLGVLGAVTGAGLGLGGAAWLVGDVPAALVAVAAAVALAGVLVTCLAALVPAALLRRLPTARLLAEE; from the coding sequence ATGTTCCACGTCATCTGGGGGCAGCTTCGTGGCCGTGCGGGACGGTCGGTGGCGCTGCTGGCCGGCGTGCTGGTGGCGACCACCGGCTTCGTCGTCCTGACGGGCGCCACCACCACCTCACGGCTCGCCGTCACCGGCACCGTCGAGCGGAACACGCGCGCCGCGTACGACATCCTGGTCCGTCCGAAGGGGACGCGGACCCCGCTGGAGGCGGAGCGGCGACTCGTCCGGCCCAACTACCTGTCCGGGCTCTACGGCGGCATCACGACCGCCCAGTACGAACAGGTGAAGGCCGTTGACGGGATCGACGTCGCCGCCCCGATCGCGATGCTCGGCTACTCCACCACGGAGCTCCGCGTGCCCGTCGACCTGACCGACGCGGTCGACCGGTCGCTGGACCGCCAGGTCATCCGCGTGGACCGGACCTTCCTCGCCGAGCGGGGCCTCACCCACGCCCCGGCCGACCCGGTCTACGTCTACGTCACGAAGCACCCGCTGCTCTACCCGCAGAACCAGGGGTTCACCTCCGACGCCATCCCCTACAGCGACGGCCGCAGCTACGACTCGCAACTGTGCGGCGACGCGCCTCGGGAGGTGCTGCCGGGCGGGCGGAGCGGGCCGATCTGCGACCCGGGCTGGTACCAGGGCGCCACCCCGGACGCCTTCAGCGAGCGGCAGACCTGGTCGGTCGACGCGTTCCGGCTGCTGCCCGACGGGCGCTTCGAGACGGCGAACCGGGCCGCACAAGGGGCGCCGCCGTCCCGGTTGTCCGACCGGCTGGTCGTCACACTGCGGCGGCCGGTGCCGTTCCTGCTCGCGGCCGTCGACCCGGATGCCGAGCAGCGGCTGGTCGGGCTCTCCGCCACGGTGGTGGACGGCCGCCCGCTGACCTCGGCCGACACACTCCGGACGACGAGCTCGGGAAGTACGCGCAGCCAGACCCTCCCCGTGCTGGTCAGCGCCCGCCCATACCTGGACGGCACGATCCGCACGACCTGGACCCGGATCACGCCCCGGGGCAGCATCGCCGATGTCTTCCCGGACAAGCTGGCTCAGACGTTGCGTGGTGCGCCTGCCGTGCCGGCCGGAGGCACCGAACGCGACTCGGCGGACGCGTACCGGGCGCAGCTCGCCGCCGGCCAGGGCCGTGGAAAGTGCTGCTGGGGGCAGCTCCAGCGAATCGTCCAGCCCGGTCAGACCGGGTACGACCAACTACCGGACGGCGCCCTGCACGCCAGGACCGCCCCCAGGTCCGGTGTCTACGACGATCGCCGGGTCTCGACCCTGCTCAGCCGCCCCTGGTTGACCGACGACACCCCGTTCCGCCCACTGACCGAACTGCACATGTCGCGCACCCTGGACGTGCGGGGGTGGCAGTCCGTGGGCGTGTTCGACCCGGAGGAGCTCACCGGCTTCAACGACCTGGGCAAGGTCCCGCTGGAGACGTACGAGCCGCCGGTGGCGCAGGGCGCCGACGACCGCAGCCGCACCGCGCTGGGCGGGCGACCACTGGAGCCGAGCGGCAACCCGGCCGGCTACCTCTCCGCCCCGCCGCTGCTGCTGACCACCCTGGCCGGCGTCTCCGAATTCCTGGAGGGCAGCGCGAGCCCGCAGCGCACCGCGCCGATCAGCGCGATCCGGGTACGGGTGGCGGACGTCGACGGCTACAGCGAGCGCTCCGCCGAGCGGGTCCGGCTGATCGCCGAGCGGATCACCCAGGCCACCGGCCTCGACGTCGACATCACGCTCGGCTCCTCCCCCGCGCCGCAGAGCGTGGAGCTGCCGGCCGGCGCGTTCGGCCGCCCCGAGCTGCGGCTGACCGAGAACTGGTCCGCACTGGGCGTCGCCTCCACCATCACGAAGGCCGTCGACCGCAAGAGCGCCGCGCTCTTCCTGCTGGTGCTGGTGGTCTGCGTGCTCTTCCTCGGCAACGCGGTCTCCGCCGCCGTCCGGGACCGCCGGCCGGAGCTGGCGGTGCTCGCCTGCCTCGGCTGGCCGGCCCGCCGGATCGGCGCGCTCCTCCTCGGCGAGGTCGCCACACTGGGCCTGGCCGCCGGGGTGCTGGCGGTCGGCCTCGCCTTCCCGCTCGGCGCCGCCCTGGGTATACGCGTCGACTGGGAACGGGCGCTGCTCGCCGTACCGGTGGCTCTGCTGCTGGCGCTGGTCGCCGGCCTGGCGCCGGCGCTGCGGGCCGCGCGCGCCCACCCGGCCGCCACCCTGCGCCCGCCGGTGGCCAGCGCCCGGTGGGTACGCCGGCCACGCACCCTGGCCGGCCTGGCCCTGGTGAACCTGGCCCGGACCCCGGGCCGCACCGTCCTCGGCGCGGGCGCGCTGGCCATCGGGGTGGCCGCGCTGACCCTCGTCGCCGCCACCGCGTACGCCTTCCGGGGCGCGATCGTGGGCAGCCTGCTCGGTGACACCGTGTCGCTCAGCGTGCGCGGGGCGGACGCCCTCGCGGCGGTGGCCACGGTGCTGCTCGGGGCCGGCGCGGTCGCCGACGTGCTCTACCTGAACATCCGGGACCGCGCCGCCGAGCTGGCCACGCTGCGCGCCACCGGCTGGACCGACGCCGCGCTGGGCCGCCTGGTCGGCTACGAGGGCTTCCTGCTCGGCGTGCTCGGCGCGGTCACCGGCGCCGGCCTCGGGCTCGGCGGAGCGGCCTGGCTGGTCGGCGACGTGCCGGCCGCGCTGGTGGCCGTGGCCGCCGCCGTGGCGCTGGCCGGGGTGCTCGTCACCTGCCTGGCGGCACTCGTCCCGGCCGCGCTGCTGCGCCGCCTTCCCACCGCACGACTGCTGGCAGAGGAGTGA
- a CDS encoding pyridoxal phosphate-dependent aminotransferase encodes MTTTDPLVARMRPFGTTIFAEMSALAVRTGAVNLGQGFPDTDGPPEMLAAAAEALRSGHNQYPPGPGIPALRAAVAAHQRRFWGLEYDPDGEIVVTAGATEAIAASILALCEPGDEVVCFEPYYDSYAASIALAGAVRRPVTLRPGADGRYAFDPAELRAAFGPRTRLVLLNTPHNPTGKVFTADELALVAELCQEHGAYAVTDEVYEHLVFTDAAAPHLPLATFPGMRERTLRISSAGKTFSCTGWKVGWVSGPAPLVAAVLRVKQFLTFVNAGPLQPAVAVALGLPDAYFADFREGMQRRRDQLVAGLTDAGFGVLAPEGTYFVTADVTPLGGRDGVEFCRSLPERCGVVAVPTQVFYDDAEAGRRLVRFAFCKRPEVLAEAVTRLRRLREDG; translated from the coding sequence GTGACGACGACCGATCCGCTGGTGGCCCGGATGCGGCCGTTCGGCACCACCATCTTCGCCGAGATGTCGGCGCTGGCCGTGCGCACCGGCGCGGTCAACCTCGGGCAGGGCTTCCCGGACACCGACGGGCCGCCGGAGATGCTCGCCGCGGCCGCCGAGGCGCTGCGGTCCGGCCACAACCAGTACCCGCCGGGTCCGGGCATCCCGGCGCTGCGCGCGGCCGTCGCGGCCCACCAGCGCCGGTTCTGGGGCCTGGAGTACGACCCGGACGGCGAGATCGTGGTGACCGCGGGCGCCACCGAGGCGATCGCGGCGAGCATCCTCGCTCTCTGCGAGCCGGGCGACGAGGTGGTGTGCTTCGAGCCCTACTACGACTCGTACGCGGCCTCGATCGCCCTGGCCGGCGCGGTCCGCCGCCCGGTGACGCTGCGTCCCGGCGCCGACGGCCGCTACGCCTTCGACCCGGCGGAGCTGCGGGCGGCGTTCGGGCCGCGTACGCGGCTGGTGCTGCTGAACACCCCGCACAACCCGACCGGCAAGGTCTTCACTGCCGACGAGCTGGCCCTGGTGGCCGAGCTGTGCCAGGAGCACGGCGCGTACGCGGTCACCGACGAGGTCTACGAGCACCTGGTCTTCACCGACGCCGCCGCCCCGCACCTGCCGCTGGCGACGTTCCCCGGCATGCGCGAGCGGACCCTGCGCATCTCCTCGGCCGGCAAGACGTTCTCCTGCACCGGCTGGAAGGTCGGCTGGGTGAGTGGCCCGGCGCCGCTGGTCGCCGCGGTGCTGCGGGTGAAGCAGTTCCTCACCTTCGTCAACGCCGGCCCGCTGCAACCGGCCGTGGCCGTGGCGCTCGGCCTGCCGGACGCCTACTTCGCCGACTTCCGGGAGGGGATGCAGCGGCGGCGGGACCAGCTCGTCGCCGGCCTCACCGACGCCGGGTTCGGCGTGCTCGCGCCGGAGGGGACATACTTCGTCACCGCCGACGTCACGCCGCTCGGCGGGCGGGACGGGGTGGAGTTCTGCCGGTCGCTGCCGGAGCGCTGCGGCGTGGTGGCGGTGCCGACGCAGGTCTTCTACGACGACGCGGAGGCGGGCCGGCGACTGGTCCGGTTCGCGTTCTGCAAGCGGCCCGAGGTGCTGGCCGAGGCGGTCACCCGGCTGCGCCGGCTCAGGGAGGACGGATGA
- the rplM gene encoding 50S ribosomal protein L13, which translates to MRTYSPKPGEIERQWHVIDASDVVLGRLATHAATLLRGKHKPTFAPHVDTGDFVVIVNAGKVALTGNKRQTKVAYRHSGYPGGLKQVGYDELLTKRPERAIELAVKGMLPHNKLGRQILKKLKVYAGAEHPHGAQQPVPFEIKQIAQ; encoded by the coding sequence GTGCGTACGTACAGCCCGAAGCCGGGTGAGATCGAGCGTCAGTGGCACGTCATCGACGCCTCTGATGTCGTGCTGGGCCGCCTCGCGACCCACGCCGCCACGCTGCTGCGTGGTAAGCACAAGCCGACTTTCGCGCCGCACGTCGACACGGGCGACTTCGTCGTCATCGTGAACGCGGGCAAGGTCGCGCTGACCGGCAACAAGCGCCAGACCAAGGTCGCTTACCGCCACTCCGGCTACCCGGGTGGTCTGAAGCAGGTCGGCTACGACGAGCTGCTGACCAAGCGGCCCGAGCGGGCCATCGAGCTGGCCGTGAAGGGCATGCTCCCGCACAACAAGCTGGGCCGCCAGATTCTCAAGAAGCTGAAGGTCTACGCCGGTGCCGAGCACCCGCACGGCGCGCAGCAGCCGGTGCCGTTCGAGATCAAGCAGATCGCGCAGTGA
- the glmM gene encoding phosphoglucosamine mutase, producing the protein MGRLFGTDGVRGRANADLTPELALAVAVAAAHTLAETDKSHPPLAVVGRDTRASGEMLEAAVVAGLTSAGANVVRVGVLPTPAVAFLTAEAKADLGVMLSASHNPMPDNGIKLFAAGGHKLPDEIEMRIEAAVEANATTAWERPIGAGVGRVHDLLDGADHYVQHLVGTVPHRLDGIKVVVDCANGAAADVAPVAYREAGAEVIAIYAEPDGLNINDECGSNHIDALRAAVVEHGAHLGIAHDGDADRCVAVTADGEEVDGDQVMAILALAMREAGELTQDTLVATVMSNLGLRLAMSAQGIRLVETKVGDRYVLEELRASGLALGGEQSGHIVMPAYATTGDGVLTGLHLMSRMAQTGQSLAELASVVTKLPQVLINVPVGDRTVGAAAPAVRAEVERAEAELGETGRVLLRPSGTEPLVRVMVEAATEATARAVAERIADQVRSASPAA; encoded by the coding sequence ATGGGCCGGTTGTTCGGCACGGACGGCGTACGCGGGCGGGCGAACGCGGATCTCACCCCGGAGTTGGCGCTCGCGGTGGCGGTGGCCGCCGCCCACACGCTGGCCGAGACGGACAAGAGCCATCCGCCGCTCGCCGTGGTGGGCCGGGACACCCGGGCCAGCGGCGAGATGCTGGAGGCCGCCGTGGTCGCCGGGCTGACCAGCGCCGGCGCCAACGTGGTCCGGGTCGGCGTGCTGCCCACCCCCGCGGTCGCGTTCCTCACCGCCGAGGCCAAGGCCGACCTGGGCGTCATGCTCTCCGCCTCGCACAACCCGATGCCGGACAACGGCATCAAGCTCTTCGCCGCCGGCGGGCACAAGCTGCCCGACGAAATCGAGATGCGGATCGAGGCGGCCGTCGAGGCGAACGCCACCACCGCCTGGGAGCGCCCGATCGGCGCCGGGGTCGGCCGGGTGCACGACCTGCTCGACGGCGCGGACCACTACGTCCAGCACCTGGTCGGCACCGTGCCGCACCGGCTGGACGGCATCAAGGTCGTGGTCGACTGCGCCAACGGCGCGGCCGCCGACGTCGCCCCGGTGGCGTACCGGGAGGCCGGCGCCGAGGTGATCGCCATCTACGCCGAGCCGGACGGCCTGAACATCAACGACGAGTGCGGCTCCAACCACATCGACGCGCTGCGCGCCGCCGTGGTCGAGCACGGCGCGCACCTCGGCATCGCCCACGACGGTGACGCCGACCGCTGCGTCGCGGTCACCGCCGACGGCGAGGAGGTCGACGGCGACCAGGTCATGGCGATCCTCGCCCTGGCCATGCGGGAGGCCGGCGAGCTGACCCAGGACACCCTGGTCGCCACCGTGATGAGCAACCTCGGCCTGCGGCTGGCCATGTCCGCGCAGGGCATCCGGCTCGTCGAGACCAAGGTCGGCGACAGGTACGTGCTGGAGGAGTTGCGCGCCTCCGGCCTGGCGCTGGGCGGCGAGCAGAGCGGGCACATCGTGATGCCCGCGTACGCGACCACGGGCGACGGTGTGCTCACCGGGCTGCACCTGATGTCCCGGATGGCGCAGACCGGGCAGTCGCTGGCCGAGCTGGCGTCGGTGGTGACCAAGCTGCCCCAGGTGCTGATCAACGTGCCGGTGGGCGACCGCACCGTGGGCGCCGCCGCGCCGGCCGTCCGCGCCGAGGTGGAGCGGGCCGAGGCCGAGTTGGGCGAGACCGGCCGGGTACTGCTCCGCCCCTCGGGCACCGAGCCGCTGGTCCGCGTCATGGTCGAGGCCGCCACCGAGGCGACCGCCCGGGCCGTCGCCGAGCGCATCGCCGATCAGGTGCGCAGCGCCAGCCCGGCGGCCTGA
- the rpsI gene encoding 30S ribosomal protein S9, which translates to MTDITATEVAPEATEAPAPVARAPRGDRPIQTVGRRKEAIVRVRIVPGSGKITCNGRDLETYFPSKVHQQLIKDPLVTAEKPEAFDVIANLRGGGTTGQAGALRLAIARALIVSEPDDRPALKKAGFLTRDARVKESKKYGLKKARKAPQYSKR; encoded by the coding sequence ATGACCGACATCACCGCCACCGAGGTCGCCCCCGAGGCCACCGAGGCGCCGGCGCCCGTCGCGCGCGCGCCTCGTGGCGACCGCCCGATCCAGACCGTGGGTCGCCGCAAGGAGGCCATCGTCCGGGTCCGCATCGTCCCGGGCAGCGGCAAGATCACCTGCAACGGCCGCGACCTCGAGACCTACTTCCCGAGCAAGGTGCACCAGCAGCTCATCAAGGACCCGCTGGTCACCGCCGAGAAGCCCGAGGCCTTCGACGTGATCGCCAACCTGCGGGGCGGCGGCACCACCGGCCAGGCCGGCGCGCTGCGGCTCGCCATCGCCCGGGCGCTGATCGTCAGCGAGCCCGACGACCGCCCGGCCCTCAAGAAGGCCGGCTTCCTGACCCGTGACGCCCGGGTCAAGGAGAGCAAGAAGTACGGCCTCAAGAAGGCCCGTAAGGCTCCCCAGTACTCGAAGCGCTGA